The genomic segment CCGGCCCGCCGCCGGGCCCTGCTCGACCTGGTCAGCGGCGAGGCCGGGATCGTGATCGGCACGCACGCGCTGATCGAGGACAAGGTGCGGTTCCACGACCTGGGCCTGGTGGTCGTCGACGAGCAGCACCGCTTCGGGGTGGAGCAGCGCGACGCCCTGCGCTCCAAGGGCGACCGGCCGCCGCATCTGCTGGTGATGACCGCGACGCCCATTCCGCGCACGGTCGCGATGACCGTCTTCGGTGACCTGGAGACCTCCGTACTGGACCAGCTCCCGGCCGGACGCTCCCCGATCGCCACCCACGTCGTCCCCGCCAAGGACAAACCGCACTTCCTCAGCCGGGCCTGGGAACGCGTCCGCGAGGAGGTCGGGAAGGGACACCAGGCGTACGTCGTCTGCCCGCGCATCGGTGACGCGGCCGAATCCGGCGGCGAATCCGCCCCCGCCGAGGGCGCGAAGAGTGTCAGGGGCGCCAAGGGCGGCGGCGGGAAGCCGGCCGCGGACGACGCCGAGAAGCGTCCGCCGCTCGCGGTCCTGGAGGTCGCCGAGCAGCTGGCCGAGGGCGCGCTCGCCGGTCTGCGCGTCGAGGTGCTGCACGGCAGGATGTCCCCCGAGGACAAGGACGACGTCATGCGCCGCTTCACCGCGGGCGAGGTCGACGTCCTGGTCGCCACGACCGTCATCGAGGTGGGGGTCAACGTCCCCAACGCCACCGCGATGGTGATCATGGACGCGGACCGGTTCGGCGTCTCCCAGCTCCACCAGCTGCGCGGACGCGTCGGACGCGGTTCGGCCCCCGGCCTGTGCCTGCTGGTCAGCGAGGCGCACGAGGCGAGCCCCGCCCGAGCCCGGCTCGCGGCCGTCGCCGCCACCCTGGACGGCTTCGAGCTGTCCCGGATCGACCTCGAACAGCGCCGCGAGGGCGATGTGCTCGGCCAGGCCCAGTCCGGCGTCCGCTCGTCCCTGCGGGTGCTCACCGTCATCGACGACGAGGAGGTCATCGCGGCGGCCCGCGAGGAGGCCGTCGCGGTCGTCGCCGCCGACCCGGAGCTGGCGCACCTCCCGGAACTGCGCACCGCGCTGGACGCCCTGCTCGACAAGGACCGCGAGGAATACCTCGACAAGGGCTGAGCGGACAGGGCCCTGGACCGTAGGAGCGGGTACGGGCGAGTACGTACGGGCACGGGCACGAACGTTACGGGCGGTACCGGCGGCAGCACGACCGGCGGACGAGGTTCCGAGGACAGGGACTCGCGTTCTCATGAACGGGGAGGCGCCCCGGGACCTCGGGCCGCAGACGACCGGCAGAGCATGTCGGGGACGGGACAGGACGGGACAGGGCAGGGCGGGGCGGGGCGGGACAGGGATGGTCGGGACGGACCCCGAGCTGGGAAACCGCCGTGCCGCTCGCGGGTACCTCCAGCCTGACCGTCATCGAATACGAGCCGCTGGGCGTCGTTGCCATGGCCGTGTCACGCCATCGCGCCGGAGCCGTACGGGCGCACGTAGCCGTGCGCGGACCGGGGGCCACCGGTGGCACGTAGCCGTGCGCGGACCGGGGGCCACCGGTGGCCCCCGGGGCACGATCCGCCGCGCCTCGGCGGCCGTGTGCGGGCCGGCCACCGGCCCCGGCCCGCACACGGCCGTACGCCCCGTCGCGACCCGACGCCATATCGTGGGTGTCACGGCGCCCGCAGCACCCTGCGCGCCGCCCCGACCCGAGGACCGACACCCATGACCCGCGTGATCGCCGGCACGGCCGGCGGACGCCGCCTGGCCGTCCCGCCAGGCACCGGCACCCGCCCCACGTCCGACCGCGCGCGTGAGGGGCTGTTCTCCACCTGGGAGGCCCTGCTCGGCACCCTGGAGGGCATCCGTGTCGCCGATCTGTACGCCGGCTCGGGCGCCGTCGGCCTCGAAGCGCTCTCCCGGGGCGCGTCCCACGTCCTGCTCGTCGAGGCCGACGCCCGCGCCTGCCGTACCGTCCGCGACAACGCCCGCGCGGTCGGCCTGCCCGGCGCCGAGATCCGGACCGGCAAAGCGGAACAGATCGTGACGGGACCGGCGCCCG from the Streptomyces sp. AM 4-1-1 genome contains:
- the rsmD gene encoding 16S rRNA (guanine(966)-N(2))-methyltransferase RsmD; translation: MTRVIAGTAGGRRLAVPPGTGTRPTSDRAREGLFSTWEALLGTLEGIRVADLYAGSGAVGLEALSRGASHVLLVEADARACRTVRDNARAVGLPGAEIRTGKAEQIVTGPAPDGPYDVVFLDPPYAVTDDDLREILITLRAQGWLMEDALVTVERSTRGGEFNWPGGFEPLRARRYGEGTLWYGRAALTCEDAR
- the recG gene encoding ATP-dependent DNA helicase RecG gives rise to the protein MDPVSALDEPLKKLLGGATAKVMAEHLDLRTVGDLLHHYPRRYEERGRLTALADLPLDEHVTVVAQVADARIMVFNNGRGKRLEVTITDGSGRLQLVFFGNGIHKPHKDLLPGRRAMFAGKVTVFNRKTQLAHPTYQLLEAEDTDEATEAVDAFAGRLLPLYPACKQIDSWRIAKAVDAVLPSAQDATDPLPPALREGRGFVPLPEALLKIHRPRTRADVEDARQRLKWDEAFVLQVALARRRHAETQLPAVARRPAPGGLLDAFDAKLPFTLTDGQLKVSGEIFDDLATEHPMHRLLQGEVGSGKTMVALRAMLAVVDTGGQAALLAPTEVLAQQHHRSITEMMGELAEGGMLGGSDQGTRVVLLTGSMGVPARRRALLDLVSGEAGIVIGTHALIEDKVRFHDLGLVVVDEQHRFGVEQRDALRSKGDRPPHLLVMTATPIPRTVAMTVFGDLETSVLDQLPAGRSPIATHVVPAKDKPHFLSRAWERVREEVGKGHQAYVVCPRIGDAAESGGESAPAEGAKSVRGAKGGGGKPAADDAEKRPPLAVLEVAEQLAEGALAGLRVEVLHGRMSPEDKDDVMRRFTAGEVDVLVATTVIEVGVNVPNATAMVIMDADRFGVSQLHQLRGRVGRGSAPGLCLLVSEAHEASPARARLAAVAATLDGFELSRIDLEQRREGDVLGQAQSGVRSSLRVLTVIDDEEVIAAAREEAVAVVAADPELAHLPELRTALDALLDKDREEYLDKG